The following are from one region of the Spirochaetota bacterium genome:
- a CDS encoding HDIG domain-containing protein produces MTRDEALSLLKEHVNELNMIRHCLASEAVLRALALELGEDADLWGMAGLLHDIDVEITNADLAVHTKEAARILSGHGLPDELVDAVRLHNEEAHGGEKRATRFQHALAAGETVTGLITATALVYPDKKLASVQAKSVVKRMKEKAFARSVNRDIIMECEKIGVDLPRFVEISLKAMQGISAELGL; encoded by the coding sequence ATGACACGAGATGAGGCATTGTCACTTCTTAAAGAGCACGTGAACGAACTAAACATGATCCGCCACTGCCTGGCATCGGAGGCGGTGCTGCGCGCACTCGCGCTGGAGCTTGGCGAAGACGCCGACCTGTGGGGGATGGCGGGGCTGCTCCACGATATCGACGTCGAGATCACTAACGCCGATCTCGCGGTCCACACGAAGGAGGCGGCCCGAATCCTTTCCGGGCACGGGCTCCCGGACGAGCTCGTGGACGCGGTGAGGCTTCATAACGAGGAGGCGCACGGGGGCGAAAAGCGAGCCACCCGTTTCCAGCACGCCCTGGCCGCCGGGGAGACGGTAACGGGGCTCATTACCGCGACCGCGCTCGTGTACCCGGATAAAAAGCTCGCGAGCGTACAGGCGAAATCGGTGGTAAAGCGCATGAAGGAGAAAGCGTTCGCGCGTTCGGTGAATCGCGACATCATCATGGAATGCGAAAAAATAGGCGTGGATCTTCCCCGTTTCGTGGAGATATCGCTCAAGGCCATGCAGGGCATCTCGGCGGAGCTTGGACTGTAA